From the Priestia koreensis genome, one window contains:
- a CDS encoding N-acetylmuramoyl-L-alanine amidase family protein → MKKVMLDPGHGGKDSGAVGNSLKEKEIVLAISQYAKRFLETQYQGVEVRLTRADDRFIPLNERAQLANNWGADVFVSIHINAGGGSGFETFRSKSANDLTVTLQNTLHNEILKSMNTVSPIKDRGRQQANFLVLRQTAMPAVLTENLFIDSGDSRQLKDQAFLKATGEAHAKAIAAFLKLKAVPSKGGTNVSPQKGYSAELTKAVEWAKKQGISDGQRVNEPATRGEILIMLYRALANK, encoded by the coding sequence TTGAAAAAGGTAATGTTAGATCCAGGGCACGGAGGAAAGGATTCTGGTGCAGTCGGAAATAGCCTGAAGGAAAAGGAAATCGTATTAGCAATTAGCCAATATGCGAAACGGTTTCTTGAAACGCAGTACCAAGGTGTAGAGGTACGGCTGACAAGAGCAGACGATCGTTTTATTCCATTAAATGAACGTGCACAGCTCGCAAACAATTGGGGAGCTGACGTGTTTGTTTCCATCCACATCAATGCAGGTGGAGGAAGCGGCTTTGAAACCTTTCGCTCAAAATCTGCAAATGACCTCACGGTGACCCTGCAGAATACGCTCCACAATGAAATTTTAAAGAGTATGAATACAGTAAGTCCTATCAAAGATCGGGGCCGACAGCAGGCAAATTTTCTCGTCCTTCGTCAAACGGCTATGCCAGCAGTATTAACGGAAAATTTGTTTATTGATAGCGGAGATAGTCGTCAGTTGAAAGATCAAGCTTTCTTAAAAGCGACAGGAGAAGCGCACGCAAAAGCAATTGCTGCTTTTTTGAAATTGAAAGCCGTGCCTTCAAAAGGAGGGACCAACGTGAGCCCGCAAAAAGGATATAGCGCAGAATTAACAAAGGCAGTAGAGTGGGCCAAAAAACAAGGCATCTCGGATGGTCAGCGGGTGAATGAGCCAGCAACTCGCGGAGAGATCCTCATCATGCTATACCGAGCCTTAGCAAATAAATAG
- a CDS encoding L-lactate MFS transporter encodes MGENKGKWGVVVAAMSIHLSIGSIYAWSVFTKPIMQELKWSLTEVSLVFSLAILFLGLSASFSGHLIARIGSKRALVLSTMLFTNGMIGTGLAINLESLPLVYLFFGFLGGIGLGIGYITPISLVIQLFPTKRGLSSGVAIMGFGLAAVIASPVMQALILHIGIANTFFFMGIVYFVIMFTASMYISSPKKLEIESGSDVQQEKFPRQLIRTKRFYYLWILLFLNILCGIAILSIFSPLTQEKFRISAAEAASLIGIISVFNGLGRLLWSTLSDFIGRPHTYLFLFITQFITFLFLLIGVGSPLFYILVSIVMVCYGGGFASLPAYISDIFGVKHTGIVHGYMLTAWAAAGLIGPILTSWLRETTGGYTLSLFFFSVFMGVAIILSLLLKRDLKRREKEEDQTLSSTVNL; translated from the coding sequence GTGGGAGAGAACAAAGGTAAATGGGGAGTGGTAGTAGCAGCTATGTCCATTCACCTTTCAATTGGTTCAATTTATGCGTGGAGTGTTTTTACAAAGCCAATCATGCAGGAATTGAAGTGGAGTTTGACAGAGGTAAGTCTTGTGTTTAGCTTAGCGATTCTTTTTTTAGGTTTATCCGCTTCTTTCTCGGGTCATTTGATCGCGCGAATTGGTTCAAAAAGGGCACTTGTATTATCTACCATGCTCTTTACAAACGGAATGATTGGAACAGGACTAGCAATTAACTTAGAGTCGTTACCGCTTGTTTATTTATTTTTCGGGTTTTTAGGTGGTATTGGTCTTGGGATCGGGTATATTACCCCCATTTCGCTTGTCATTCAGCTCTTTCCTACCAAAAGAGGACTTTCTTCAGGTGTGGCAATTATGGGGTTTGGTTTGGCCGCTGTTATTGCCAGTCCCGTGATGCAAGCATTGATTTTACACATCGGGATCGCTAATACGTTCTTTTTTATGGGCATCGTGTATTTTGTCATTATGTTCACGGCTAGTATGTACATATCTTCACCGAAGAAGCTAGAAATAGAAAGTGGTAGTGACGTTCAGCAAGAGAAATTTCCTAGACAACTTATTCGGACAAAACGCTTTTATTATTTATGGATCCTCTTATTTTTAAACATCCTATGTGGAATTGCCATCTTATCAATTTTTTCTCCACTGACTCAAGAGAAGTTCCGTATTAGCGCTGCAGAGGCTGCGTCACTAATCGGCATTATTAGTGTATTTAACGGATTAGGCCGTTTGTTATGGTCTACCTTATCCGACTTCATTGGAAGACCGCATACATACTTGTTTTTGTTTATCACACAGTTCATCACCTTTTTATTCCTTTTAATAGGGGTAGGATCACCGCTTTTTTACATATTAGTGTCAATCGTAATGGTTTGCTACGGCGGGGGCTTTGCAAGTCTACCTGCTTACATAAGCGATATATTTGGGGTAAAGCATACCGGAATCGTACATGGATATATGCTGACAGCGTGGGCAGCAGCAGGTTTGATCGGACCGATCCTCACTTCGTGGCTTAGGGAAACGACAGGGGGATATACGCTCAGTTTATTCTTTTTTAGCGTTTTCATGGGAGTTGCCATCATTCTATCCCTTCTTTTAAAAAGAGATTTGAAGCGAAGGGAAAAGGAGGAAGATCAAACACTTTCTTCAACGGTGAATTTATAG
- a CDS encoding CapA family protein, translated as MERSTRNDMKRKKRETKHKRIFIGFLTILVALIVITVVYSVQYTSKPAAGEQSSKPVKQQPTKQSTIDKKPKPSEPAPHDPITFAFTGDVLLDKDVGQAIDQYGVDYPFQQVAPILQKADIAAINLETSVSTRGNPAGKQFTFRAKPKTLQGVKNAGVDVVTLANNHTLDYGVDALEDTITYLDEQKIGHTGAGMDEKEAFSAHYIKKNGKTIAILGLSHVLPEGSWFAKPDQPGIAEAYNTEPMMSYVKKAVKKADYTIVMIHWNRELADYPQEYARTLGKQFIDAGVSAVIGSHSHCLMGAELYKGSPIYYSLGNFVFTKSSVPKGRETMIVNMTIDNGKVTSSVVPANISNGQPRLQDQAYNQYIFQKLSRLSYDAHFSTDGELLPANNN; from the coding sequence ATGGAGCGTTCTACACGAAATGACATGAAACGAAAAAAGAGAGAAACAAAACATAAGCGTATATTCATAGGTTTCCTAACCATATTAGTTGCACTCATCGTCATAACCGTGGTGTATTCTGTTCAATATACATCAAAACCAGCAGCAGGTGAACAATCGAGCAAACCTGTCAAACAACAGCCAACAAAGCAAAGTACAATAGACAAGAAACCTAAGCCTAGTGAACCTGCTCCTCACGATCCAATTACGTTTGCATTCACAGGAGACGTGCTGCTCGATAAAGATGTTGGTCAAGCCATTGACCAGTACGGAGTTGATTATCCATTTCAGCAGGTGGCACCTATTCTACAAAAAGCAGACATTGCAGCAATTAACCTTGAAACATCTGTTTCAACTCGTGGGAATCCGGCCGGAAAGCAATTTACGTTTCGTGCCAAACCTAAAACACTTCAAGGCGTTAAAAACGCAGGGGTCGACGTCGTAACGCTCGCAAACAACCATACGCTTGATTATGGCGTGGATGCGCTCGAAGACACCATCACTTATTTGGATGAGCAAAAAATCGGTCATACAGGGGCTGGAATGGATGAAAAAGAAGCGTTCTCGGCACATTACATTAAAAAAAATGGAAAGACAATTGCCATTCTTGGTTTAAGTCATGTTCTTCCTGAAGGATCTTGGTTTGCAAAGCCTGATCAACCTGGAATTGCTGAAGCTTACAATACTGAACCAATGATGTCTTATGTGAAAAAAGCAGTAAAAAAAGCGGACTATACCATTGTGATGATTCACTGGAATCGTGAACTAGCTGACTATCCACAAGAATACGCACGAACATTAGGAAAACAGTTCATTGACGCCGGAGTAAGTGCGGTGATTGGCTCACACAGCCATTGCTTAATGGGTGCTGAACTTTACAAAGGTTCACCCATCTACTATAGCTTAGGCAACTTTGTTTTCACGAAATCATCTGTTCCAAAAGGAAGGGAAACAATGATTGTGAACATGACGATCGATAACGGAAAAGTCACTTCGAGCGTTGTACCTGCCAATATTTCAAATGGGCAGCCACGTTTGCAGGATCAAGCTTACAATCAGTACATCTTCCAAAAGCTATCTCGCCTATCTTATGATGCCCACTTCAGTACAGACGGTGAACTGTTGCCCGCTAACAATAATTAA
- the folD gene encoding bifunctional methylenetetrahydrofolate dehydrogenase/methenyltetrahydrofolate cyclohydrolase FolD, with translation MTATIIKGKEVAVEIRAALKEEVQQLRDQQIIPGLSVILVGENPASQSYVKAKARACEEIGVASEVLKREVSITQEELLADIQALNENPNVHGILVQLPLPKHIDEKAVLNAIDPKKDVDGFHPISVGNMVIGDECYLPCTPHGIIELIKRSGETIEGKHAVVVGRSNIVGKPVAMLLLQENATVTIAHSRTKNLSALLKEADIIVAAVGKPRLVTAEDVKEGAIVIDVGNTSENGKLVGDVDFDSVKEVAGYLTPVPGGVGPMTITMLLKNTVEAAKVIHHVSK, from the coding sequence ATGACGGCCACTATTATTAAAGGAAAAGAAGTAGCGGTAGAAATTCGCGCTGCGCTAAAAGAAGAAGTTCAGCAACTTAGAGATCAGCAGATTATCCCAGGACTATCTGTCATTTTAGTAGGAGAAAATCCGGCTTCGCAATCATACGTCAAAGCGAAAGCGCGTGCGTGTGAAGAAATTGGAGTTGCTTCTGAAGTGTTAAAGAGAGAGGTTTCTATTACTCAGGAGGAATTGTTAGCGGATATTCAGGCACTGAATGAAAATCCGAATGTTCATGGTATTTTAGTTCAATTACCTTTACCGAAACATATTGATGAAAAGGCCGTCCTAAATGCAATTGATCCAAAGAAAGATGTAGATGGGTTTCATCCGATAAGCGTTGGGAACATGGTCATTGGGGATGAGTGCTATTTACCCTGTACACCTCATGGCATCATTGAACTGATTAAGCGCTCTGGTGAAACGATAGAAGGAAAGCATGCGGTAGTAGTAGGAAGAAGTAATATTGTCGGAAAACCAGTTGCAATGCTTCTTCTTCAAGAAAATGCGACGGTAACGATTGCTCATTCTCGCACAAAGAATTTATCAGCTTTACTAAAAGAGGCTGACATTATCGTCGCAGCGGTTGGGAAGCCTCGCCTTGTGACAGCAGAGGACGTGAAAGAAGGCGCGATTGTGATCGACGTTGGAAATACATCAGAAAACGGAAAGCTCGTTGGAGATGTTGATTTTGATAGCGTAAAAGAAGTGGCAGGTTATCTTACACCTGTCCCAGGCGGTGTGGGTCCGATGACGATTACAATGCTTCTGAAAAATACGGTAGAGGCGGCGAAGGTCATCCATCACGTAAGTAAATAA
- a CDS encoding EAL and HDOD domain-containing protein has product MEVFVARQPIFSLSKDVVAYELLYRQSQENRFLGIDGDKATADVLVNSFLNIGIEKLSEGKPCFINFTDKLLIQRFPIYFNPNHIVIEILETVKPTEEIIATCKELKQLGYRIALDDYDFLENNIDSYKLLPYADIIKVDFLNTTVAQRKRMFESIRAYPIKWLAEKIEDKETFQQAVKEGFTYFQGYLLSKPKVIKAHDVPAYFRTYYELIHHLSKKEPQIDHISQIIEQDLSLSYKLLKLINSPAYRRCSAIKSIRHAIVLLGLNELQKWVYVLMIREQQSMKKEIPEEIFKICLTRAKMCESIADKIGQKHNESSFFLAGMFSLMDVILQIPMEQVLLDLPILEELKHALRGGDNLLKQVLDLSLSIEQALWTQLSNHASKLSIEESDVFHAYVESIEWANDLFELKIVS; this is encoded by the coding sequence ATGGAGGTTTTTGTTGCACGACAACCAATATTTAGTTTATCAAAAGACGTAGTCGCTTACGAATTATTGTATCGACAAAGCCAGGAAAATCGTTTTTTAGGAATTGATGGTGATAAAGCGACAGCTGATGTACTTGTTAATTCTTTCTTAAATATTGGGATCGAGAAGTTATCAGAAGGAAAGCCGTGTTTTATTAATTTTACGGATAAATTACTTATACAACGTTTTCCAATTTATTTTAATCCTAATCATATTGTCATTGAAATTCTAGAAACGGTAAAGCCAACGGAGGAAATCATCGCTACCTGCAAGGAGCTTAAGCAGCTGGGGTATCGAATTGCGCTTGATGACTATGACTTTCTAGAAAATAATATAGATTCTTACAAGCTTCTGCCCTACGCAGACATTATTAAAGTGGATTTTTTGAACACAACGGTCGCCCAGCGTAAGCGGATGTTTGAATCAATTCGTGCCTATCCGATTAAGTGGTTGGCGGAAAAAATTGAAGATAAAGAAACGTTTCAGCAGGCGGTAAAGGAAGGGTTTACGTATTTCCAAGGCTACCTTCTAAGTAAACCAAAGGTCATTAAGGCACATGATGTTCCAGCGTATTTCCGGACCTATTATGAGCTCATTCATCACTTATCCAAAAAAGAGCCTCAAATTGATCATATTTCGCAAATTATCGAACAAGATCTATCACTATCGTATAAATTGCTGAAGCTTATCAATTCACCTGCTTATCGAAGGTGCTCGGCCATTAAATCGATTCGCCATGCCATCGTTCTTTTAGGGTTGAACGAGCTACAAAAATGGGTGTATGTGCTCATGATTCGCGAACAGCAAAGTATGAAAAAAGAGATTCCAGAGGAAATCTTTAAAATATGCTTAACACGAGCTAAAATGTGTGAATCCATCGCGGATAAAATTGGTCAGAAGCATAATGAGTCTAGTTTTTTCCTAGCAGGCATGTTTTCGCTTATGGATGTCATTCTCCAGATTCCGATGGAGCAGGTTCTTCTTGATTTACCGATTTTAGAAGAGCTAAAGCATGCGCTTCGGGGAGGAGATAATCTATTAAAACAAGTACTAGACTTAAGTTTGTCGATTGAACAAGCGCTATGGACGCAGTTGAGTAACCATGCATCAAAACTATCTATAGAAGAAAGCGACGTTTTTCACGCCTACGTAGAGTCTATTGAATGGGCAAATGATCTTTTTGAGTTGAAAATTGTATCATAA
- a CDS encoding YuzF family protein yields MSYEQEREYQTPYMVSVIDAYVYQTLQSVIGKEVVIETTRGSVRGKVKDVKPDHVVVEAKATPFFIRIQQIVWVMPN; encoded by the coding sequence ATGTCCTATGAGCAAGAGCGAGAGTATCAAACACCTTACATGGTTTCTGTTATTGATGCGTACGTGTATCAAACCCTTCAGTCTGTTATTGGAAAAGAAGTGGTCATTGAAACAACAAGAGGCAGTGTACGAGGAAAAGTAAAAGACGTAAAGCCTGATCATGTTGTAGTAGAAGCAAAAGCAACACCATTTTTCATCAGAATTCAGCAAATCGTCTGGGTTATGCCTAACTAA
- a CDS encoding manganese catalase family protein: MFKRMDRLLIELPKSDYPDPNGAAAVQELLGGKFGEMSTLNNYMFQSFNFRQKKKYRPFYELVASITAEEFGHVELVTNAINLMLEGTTFNGDPNLTPMQEAVDKRNTHHFIVNAQTAIPANSMGKSWSGDNVFNSGNLVLDLLHNFFLECGARTHKMRVYEMTDNPVAREMIGYLLVRGGVHVVAYARALEMATGVDVTKMLPVPDLSNAKFDATRKFESVGTHRKLYTFSDEDYKSLGQIWKGPHPEDGKPLEVIQGTPPGAPIPDLNEVPEEFAPGVNPEDYQKIVKRLMDGAGL, encoded by the coding sequence ATGTTCAAACGAATGGATCGATTATTAATTGAATTGCCGAAGTCCGATTATCCAGATCCAAACGGCGCTGCGGCTGTTCAAGAACTTCTAGGTGGCAAGTTTGGGGAAATGTCGACATTAAACAACTACATGTTTCAATCGTTTAACTTTCGACAAAAAAAGAAATACCGTCCTTTTTATGAGCTAGTGGCAAGCATTACCGCTGAAGAATTTGGGCATGTTGAATTAGTTACGAACGCTATCAACTTAATGTTAGAAGGAACAACGTTTAACGGCGACCCTAATCTCACCCCAATGCAAGAAGCCGTTGATAAGCGTAATACGCACCATTTTATCGTAAATGCTCAAACAGCTATTCCCGCAAATTCAATGGGGAAATCGTGGAGCGGTGACAATGTTTTTAATAGTGGCAATCTAGTGCTCGACCTTCTTCATAATTTCTTCCTTGAATGTGGTGCCCGTACTCACAAAATGCGTGTGTATGAGATGACGGACAATCCTGTTGCAAGAGAAATGATCGGGTACCTACTTGTGCGGGGAGGCGTCCACGTTGTCGCATATGCAAGAGCGCTTGAAATGGCTACAGGAGTCGATGTGACGAAGATGCTTCCAGTTCCTGATTTGAGTAATGCAAAGTTTGATGCAACGCGAAAATTTGAATCCGTTGGCACACATCGGAAATTGTATACGTTTAGCGATGAGGATTATAAAAGCCTCGGGCAGATTTGGAAAGGGCCGCATCCTGAAGACGGCAAACCACTTGAGGTCATCCAAGGTACGCCACCAGGAGCACCTATCCCGGATTTAAATGAAGTGCCAGAAGAATTTGCTCCTGGCGTCAACCCAGAAGATTATCAAAAGATTGTAAAGAGGCTAATGGACGGAGCAGGATTATAA
- a CDS encoding DeoR/GlpR family DNA-binding transcription regulator, with the protein MLTPERHQLILDALKEKGVIKLQEILELTDASESTIRRDLSHLEERKLLKRVHGGASLLQNKSEEPSVIEKSSKNTHEKKKIAEYAAGLVKNGDCIYIDAGTTTFEMIPFLLHKNVVIVTNGLPHLQALMEQQHPLYLIGGSVKQKTGALIGQGALVSLQQYRFDKCFMGVNGIHPVYGYTTPDPEEALIKKMAIDLSQNAYILSDDSKFMEVSFAKVADLSEAAIITNATSEDYTIQAKLEEKTEVKVVSP; encoded by the coding sequence GTGCTTACACCAGAGAGACATCAGCTCATTTTAGACGCATTAAAAGAAAAAGGTGTCATTAAGCTTCAAGAGATATTAGAACTGACAGATGCCTCTGAATCAACAATCAGACGTGATCTCAGTCATTTAGAAGAACGAAAATTATTAAAGCGCGTACATGGCGGTGCTTCGTTATTGCAAAATAAAAGCGAAGAGCCAAGCGTTATTGAAAAATCATCCAAAAACACTCATGAAAAAAAGAAAATTGCTGAATATGCAGCAGGGCTCGTGAAAAACGGCGATTGCATATACATTGATGCAGGAACGACAACGTTCGAAATGATTCCATTTTTGCTTCATAAGAACGTGGTAATTGTAACGAATGGACTGCCACATCTGCAGGCACTCATGGAGCAGCAGCATCCTCTCTACTTAATAGGGGGATCAGTCAAGCAAAAGACGGGTGCTCTCATTGGGCAAGGTGCTCTTGTCAGTCTTCAGCAGTATCGATTTGATAAATGCTTTATGGGTGTGAACGGAATTCATCCGGTATACGGATATACAACACCAGATCCTGAAGAGGCCTTAATTAAGAAAATGGCGATTGATTTATCGCAAAATGCATACATTCTTTCAGATGATTCGAAATTCATGGAAGTGAGCTTTGCTAAAGTGGCGGATTTATCAGAAGCAGCTATCATAACGAATGCCACAAGTGAAGACTATACGATCCAAGCGAAACTAGAAGAGAAAACAGAAGTAAAGGTTGTGTCACCATGA
- the pfkB gene encoding 1-phosphofructokinase yields the protein MIYTCTLNPSVDYVVYVENFELGGLNRTTSDVKSPGGKGINVSRVLKRLGSTSKALGFVGGFTGRYVQDYLQNEGIETGFIQAEGDTRINIKLKTGDETEINGQGSMISAENIQALYEQIEQMQPGDLLVLAGSIPASLPKNFYEELTKKAVEKSVEVVVDTSGKALLDLVPHKPFLIKPNHHELGELFNVDIQTVDEAIPYGQKLVEMGAKNVVISMAGDGALLINEAGVYQANAPKGTVKNSVGAGDSLVGGFLASYSKDQDLMQAFHQGVASGSATAFSVGLCTAEHVEELKKEIEITQRG from the coding sequence ATGATATATACATGCACATTAAATCCATCAGTTGATTATGTCGTATACGTAGAAAATTTTGAGTTAGGCGGATTAAACCGAACGACTTCCGATGTGAAATCACCAGGAGGAAAAGGGATTAACGTATCTCGTGTCTTGAAACGATTGGGTTCTACAAGTAAAGCGCTAGGCTTTGTAGGCGGCTTTACGGGACGCTATGTTCAAGACTACCTACAAAATGAAGGAATTGAAACCGGATTCATTCAGGCGGAAGGCGATACGCGTATTAACATCAAGCTAAAAACAGGAGACGAAACTGAAATAAACGGACAAGGTTCCATGATTTCGGCTGAAAATATTCAAGCTTTGTATGAGCAAATTGAACAGATGCAACCAGGCGACCTTCTCGTTTTAGCTGGAAGTATTCCTGCATCCCTTCCAAAGAACTTTTATGAAGAGCTGACTAAAAAGGCTGTAGAGAAAAGTGTAGAAGTAGTGGTTGATACAAGTGGTAAAGCGCTGCTAGATTTAGTGCCACACAAGCCGTTTCTTATTAAACCAAATCACCACGAGCTAGGCGAATTGTTTAATGTTGATATTCAAACGGTGGATGAGGCAATTCCATACGGTCAAAAACTAGTGGAAATGGGCGCAAAAAACGTCGTGATTTCCATGGCAGGAGACGGAGCCTTGCTTATTAACGAAGCGGGTGTTTACCAAGCTAATGCACCAAAAGGAACGGTGAAAAACTCAGTAGGTGCCGGAGATTCATTAGTTGGTGGATTTTTAGCTTCCTACTCAAAAGATCAAGACTTGATGCAAGCTTTTCATCAAGGTGTCGCGTCGGGGAGCGCAACGGCGTTCTCGGTTGGGCTTTGCACAGCAGAACATGTAGAAGAATTAAAAAAAGAGATAGAGATTACACAAAGAGGTTGA
- a CDS encoding PTS fructose transporter subunit IIABC, which produces MKITELLKRDTIILDLHSTSKSDVIDELVGKLGEAGRLVDRDQYKEAILGREAQSTTGIGEGIAIPHAKTAAVKTPAIAFGRSKEGIDYESLDGQPAHLFFMIAASEGANNAHLETLSRLSMLLMDADFRQTLLNATSVDEVIAAIDAKESENAEEEEEEVHEAGTILAVTACPTGIAHTYMAADSLKAKAKELGLQVKVETNGSSGIKNALTQDEIENAPAIIVAADKQVEMQRFAGKKVIIVPVAEAIRKPQQLLEQASKGDAPIYHSDKKAEGEGTGAKERKGFYKHLMNGVSNMLPFVVGGGILIAISFIFSLVLEKKFPDNETIKTIGETLSIIGADNAFKLMVPVLAGFIAMSIADRPGLAPGMVGGLMAVTGGSGFLGGLIAGFLAGYIVVGLKKVFSKLPQALDGIKPVLLYPVFGILLTGLVMLFVVNGPVKAINDGLNHWLGNMGTGNLVLLGLILGGMMAIDMGGPINKAAFTFGIAMIDGGNFAPHAAIMAGGMVPPLGLAIATTLFRNKFTKAEREAGKTCYVMGLSFITEGAIPFAAADPARVIPASVIGAAVAGALAMMFHIQLPAPHGGIFVVPIVRGNWLLYLLAIVIGSIVTALIVGLLKKPVKAE; this is translated from the coding sequence ATGAAGATTACTGAACTACTAAAAAGAGATACGATCATACTTGATTTACACAGTACATCTAAATCTGATGTGATTGATGAATTAGTGGGTAAGCTTGGAGAAGCGGGAAGATTAGTCGACCGTGATCAGTATAAAGAGGCGATTTTAGGTCGTGAAGCGCAAAGTACAACGGGAATTGGTGAAGGAATTGCCATTCCACATGCGAAAACAGCCGCTGTTAAAACACCCGCGATTGCGTTTGGTCGTTCTAAAGAAGGCATTGATTATGAATCCCTTGATGGACAGCCGGCTCATTTGTTTTTCATGATTGCAGCAAGCGAAGGAGCGAATAATGCCCATCTAGAAACGCTCTCTCGTCTTTCTATGCTATTGATGGATGCAGATTTCCGTCAAACGCTGTTAAACGCTACGAGCGTTGACGAAGTGATCGCCGCTATTGATGCGAAAGAAAGCGAAAATGCAGAAGAAGAAGAGGAAGAAGTGCACGAAGCAGGGACGATCCTCGCTGTAACAGCTTGTCCAACAGGAATCGCGCATACGTACATGGCGGCAGATAGTCTAAAGGCAAAAGCAAAAGAGCTTGGACTACAAGTAAAAGTAGAAACAAACGGGTCAAGCGGAATTAAAAATGCGCTCACACAGGATGAAATTGAAAACGCTCCCGCAATTATTGTCGCAGCAGACAAACAGGTTGAAATGCAGCGTTTTGCAGGAAAGAAAGTCATTATTGTTCCAGTAGCAGAAGCAATTCGTAAGCCGCAGCAATTGTTAGAGCAGGCTTCAAAAGGTGATGCGCCTATCTACCATAGCGATAAAAAAGCAGAAGGCGAAGGCACAGGTGCCAAGGAGCGTAAAGGGTTCTATAAGCATCTTATGAATGGTGTATCAAACATGCTTCCATTTGTTGTTGGGGGCGGGATTTTAATTGCGATTTCGTTCATCTTCTCACTCGTATTAGAAAAGAAATTTCCTGATAATGAAACGATCAAAACGATTGGTGAAACGTTAAGCATTATTGGTGCGGATAACGCCTTCAAGCTAATGGTACCTGTTCTTGCTGGGTTTATCGCAATGAGTATTGCTGATCGTCCTGGTCTTGCACCTGGTATGGTTGGGGGACTCATGGCTGTTACGGGAGGATCTGGATTCTTAGGCGGATTAATTGCCGGGTTCTTAGCAGGTTACATTGTAGTTGGATTGAAAAAAGTATTTAGCAAGCTTCCACAAGCATTAGATGGTATCAAGCCAGTTCTACTCTATCCTGTATTTGGGATTTTGCTAACGGGCTTAGTAATGCTGTTTGTTGTTAACGGTCCAGTTAAAGCTATTAATGACGGTTTAAATCATTGGTTAGGTAACATGGGAACTGGAAACCTTGTTTTACTTGGCTTAATTTTAGGCGGTATGATGGCCATCGATATGGGTGGTCCAATCAATAAAGCAGCTTTCACATTTGGTATTGCAATGATTGATGGTGGAAACTTTGCACCACACGCGGCGATCATGGCAGGAGGAATGGTTCCACCACTAGGTCTTGCTATTGCTACTACGCTATTCCGCAACAAGTTCACAAAAGCAGAGCGTGAAGCAGGTAAAACGTGTTATGTTATGGGATTATCATTCATTACAGAAGGAGCGATTCCTTTTGCAGCAGCAGATCCAGCCCGTGTTATTCCCGCATCGGTGATCGGTGCAGCAGTAGCTGGGGCGCTTGCAATGATGTTCCATATTCAATTACCAGCTCCACACGGTGGAATTTTCGTAGTGCCGATTGTAAGAGGAAACTGGTTGCTATACTTACTAGCAATTGTAATCGGTTCAATCGTGACGGCACTAATCGTCGGTCTATTGAAAAAACCAGTTAAAGCAGAATAA